gctcttcgcaatttaaaaccatccttatccataggacctgatggactatgtgcatacttcttaaaaaagctttcgactaatatagcagaatccctaagcataatctttgaaaaagccttcacgacTGGATCCCTTccaaaactttggtcactagccacggtcatccctgtcttcaaaaaaggagagcccagcttagttgaaaattacagaccaatctctctatgctccgttacctgtaaagttatggaatccatcatcaaccaatacattaccctccacctagaaacaaacaacctactctctaataaacaatttggtttcagaaaaaaaatatcatgtaacgtacaacttcttcactgcaaaaatatatggactactaatcttgatcaaggcaaaacaatagatgcaatttacatagacttctgtaaagcttttgactcagtggtacacgacaaacttctcctcaaactaaaatcctactgcatctccggacccctccacaactgaaTAACAgcatttctatcaaacagacaagtggtcaaaatacgcagtgccctatcaaatcctgttcctgtcaatagtggcattccccaaggcagtgttcttggaccaacactcttcatattatatattaatgatctctgcgaccatattaaaagtaattgtgttctcttcgctgacggtCAAACTATCTAAcattaccaacaatacagctacccttcaaaaagaccttgactttgtgtcagaatggtctaaaacctggcaacttcaaatcccaaccagcaaatgctctctcttacacattggaaaaaagaatctaaacaataagtacaaactcgacggacattatcttacagatgacccccaccctgtcaaagaccttggagtctttatatccaatgacctaagtgccaaagcccactacaactacatcgcaaaaaaggcattaagagttgtaaacctaatcttacgtagcttcttctccagaaacactacactactaaccagagcttacaaaacatttgctagaccaattcttgaatacagctcgcctgtctggaacccatttcagacatcaatacaattgaaggtgtccagaaatattttacaagaagagttctccactcctctgaatacaacaaaataccttatgccaccagacttgaaatcctgggtttagaaaacttagaattccgccgcctccgacaggacctgtgtttaactcatagaatcatctattgcaatgtccttcctgttgaagactacttcaacttcaatcacaacaatacaagagcaaacaatagatttaaacttaatgttaaccgctcaatcttgattgcagaaaatatgactacagtaacagagttgttaatgcttggaatgcactacctgactctgtggtctcttctcaaagtccccaaagcttcaaccaaaaactgtctactattgacctcaccccattcctaagaggtctgtaaggggcgtgcataacagcacaaacgtgcctaccgttcctgtcctactgttgctacatgcttatgcttatgtatgatgttatgacaaataaaataaataaaaataaataaaaaagtaaaactgaaagtgaaactccctCTTCTGCTTGTTTTGCATTTGgatcagatttcttttcaggtggggagatgggagtagaactccttagcgtCAGAGGGCTTTTTGGaaggtgaaacagtatttgctctgTGAGCAAGGaggagacagaaaggaaggagcctggccgtggcttagctcaaatgttctgtattaaagctgcttcctgctatgaaagtaaaagtaaaagtgaaactcctctcctctgcttgtgttttacatttggaacagatttcttttcaggtggggaggcggagtagaactccttagcatcagagcatgttaatcataatataggaaatactaatgctctgatggtaatttcaaaaaatcctttcttagtgagcacctagaagccaagagaaacATACGTGGCATATTTCAAGTTGTAAGCTTTAcgtttctggagatttcgtgattaccacagagtggttttcgcttttatatatataaacaaataaatagactTGGATCGCCATAATCCTGATTGGCTTGCTTTAGATTCAAATTAAGATAATTCTATGACATCAAAGCACAGAATTTGACACACTTTAGTTTAATAATGGccatttcatttttccaataattTTCTTGTCCTTAAAAGATCTGCTGTTCCTTTAAAAATGTAAAGTGATTCACCCCAGCCCATTTCTGTTGTTTCCCAGAATATCAGTGTTCACTCTTGACATGATTGCTCTGACAtcaactttttcttttgtttttttaccatATTAGCATTGGAACTATTCATGTTTGCCCTCTGCTCTTCCTTAGTACTTAATGTTGTATTGATGATCTCACCAAATTTCATTCAGTCGTTAATAAAAACTAAGCTAAAACATGTATTTCTCTGGGAATGCTTTCCAGTCAGTCTTGCCTCCTTTTTACGACTAAATAGGGATAATCTCTGTTTGCAGTTGAAGTTCAGATGATTTTCAtcagatggagggggggggggcagcagaaAATGGAGTTGGGATAGCTCATTTGAACTACAGATACCGTATAGATTCAACCTATAGTTCAAAGATTACATTAAAGTGCTATGTTATGAGGGCTCTTTAGATTTAAGATCGCTGCGTCCTTAATTCCCAGTTCTCATATATGAATATCCTTAACTTGGAAACCTTTTGAGTTTCAAAACTTTTGAGTTTCGTGATTCtttacaattttacaattttCTAAGTAATGATGATGATTATCTTAGATGCTGGAAGGTTTAATTATAAGATACTTCACTTTTGTTTACCAAAGTGGAATTTCCATTTTCCACCATCAGGACATCCTTTCCACATGAAGCCATTTGTAATGGTATCTATTTCTGCTATGGTCTTACAAACGTTGAAATCTTAACCTAAGAACTCTTTTTCAAGATGAGTATAGTCACGCATTCGCTATCACCCAAAGGTTTTTATGTTCACATCTCTGACCCTCTGGCAGCCGAAAACATATGCTCTTTGTTTTGGTGCCACAAGTTAGATCGGGAAGTGAAACCTCCCCAAATTTCCCGGAAGGTAATAAATAGCGAATCAATTCTGTATGGCTGCCAAGTAAGGCGATCACGAAACACTGATGACGTTACTTGgtcgggtaatgaaacgcctgcaagaaaacgagccaggccagagagcaccaaggaccccacgatTCAACCCTGCGctagaaatattctcctttattgggatCAAGAAATCGCCCGAGTCGGGTGCGTTACCCCGCTGCTCAACGCCCCCCTCGGTGCACATTTAGTATCCAAGCGACGCGAGTTAGTCTTTCCGACAAGTCTTATTCCCACGGAGAATCCTCCTCCCGTCCGATTCCCTCCAGGGCTACGGCTCCCATTATCCTACTCCATGCACTGATCAAGGAGAATAAAAGGCAAACCCTAGCAGCCGtggctaggacaggggtctccaacctgggcagctttaagcctggcggacttcaactcccagaatcccccagccagcaaagctggctgaggaattctgggagttgaagtccgccaggcttaaagctgcccaggttggagacccctgggcttggATATCTCCAGGAGGAAAAGAGCCCGTAACCTGCCGGCGGTAACTAGCGCTTGTCTCCCGGGCACGCGAGAGGGAGAACCGCGCGCGAGGAAACTGGAGCTCGCGTGggagtggggcggggggggggggagacgttGAAAAAGGACGGAATGAAAAGCAGATTCGGGGCCGGCCGTGACGCGCCAATCGCGTAACTTCAAAGGCTCCCCCTTGACCCGGAAGTGGAAAGTGGAGGGCGACGTTTCGCCAGGCGGGCGGAAGGCGGAAGCGGAGGCTTGCCGGAGAAGGGAGCGAGGGGGCAAGTCagatggaggaagaggagtggCGGCGGCGACAGGACCCCCCCTCCCGTTGCTAGGTAACAGGACCAGGTAACGTCCCCTCTCGCCTTCTTTCTGTGGTGGCTTTTGCGGCCCCGGTTGGGAAAATCCCCGTccaccctcctccttctccccccgccACCCCCGGTATGGAGCAGCTTTCCACTTGTTTCCTTTCCCCGCTTCCAGCCCTGAAAGTGGGTCTCGGGGTTCTGTTTTCCGCGATCAGTTAATATTGAGGTGACGAGTTGAGACTGGAAACAACCTTCCAGCCAGGGGCAAAGGATCTGTTGTATTTGAGCTGcaatctgtttttccccccccctctctttcggGTTGTCTTTGCAGGATGGCTACAAGATGGCTATAACTTAACCTTCATCGAAGCCCCAGGGATTCCGGAAGGCAAAACCACCATGGAACAACACCTCAGGCCTGGAACTGGAGCTTTGTGTAAACCCCAGCTAGAGTTTCCTGATTTGGGCAAGATTGTTCTGAACCCTTGCAGCCTTTGTGATGCAGGATGCAGGAAGCAAAATGTCCACTTCAAAAAAGTCTTGTTGTTGCGAAGCATCTCCTGGCTAAGAAGAGCTCTTGAGTCCTCGGAAGGCTGAGGTTTTTAAGTCGGGAGAAAAGGTGCGATGGAGACAAAAATGCTTTGGAATGGCAGTTGCGATCGCGACAATGGCAGCTTGCACTTTACTGACTATAAAACTCCCAGTAATGAAACTGGCTCCTGTAACTGTCCGAGGGAGATGTCTGATCTCTCTGCAGCTTATTCGGAGGAAGGGAATGACTTATGCGGCTTCAGTTGTCAGCACTGGCATTCAGGATTCAAAGAGAAGGACCCGTCTACGCTGCTGTTAGGCCAAGAAGTAGATGCGGAAGATGGCCTGGCTACAAAAACCAAGGAGGAAATCCCTGATTGCACTCGGGCTCCTGGCGGAAGAAAAGTTGCCCGGCAACAAAGACAACGCTCTACTCCTAAAGACAAAGGAGACGGTCACTTTGTACCCTCTGGGGGGAAACACAGACAGACTAGGAAGAGGAGTGATGGTGGGCATCATCATGTCCAAGCTGAGTTGCTGAAGCATCTGGAAGGTCTGGCCTCGTTCTGCGTTTCTTGCTTCAGACTGTTCATCAGTGTAATTGTACAGGTCACCCTCCGGTGTGGTGAAGGGGTGGAAGCTGGTGGGAAGATGTTGTATTCTTGCTGCTTTTTCAGCCTTCATGATTTAAACACCGTTCAAACTGACATGCAGGCTTGGATCCAGCGTGGAAGGATAGGATGTCGAAAATTGACCCGACAGCTAGCCTCATGGCTGTCGCTAGCTTACCGCCTCCTTAAGATGCTCTGTGCTATTCTCTTCCTGGTGCTTATGCTTCTCCTGGGTAGTATACGACTCTGCTGGAAGGTTTCCAAGTCAGTCCTACTCAATATTCTGAGTAGAATGACTCATACTAGCTATGGAGCCTGGCTTCTTTCAACTATTGATTTCCCTCAAATTGGGGTCATCTTCAGAGAATTCAGGATTTGCAAATGGATGGCAGGTCTGCTGCTTAAGTGGCATGCTGTCCTTTGGATGCCCAAAGGATTAAGGACCACCCAATCAAGGAGCACTGCTCAGAATGACTGTCCTGGTGGATCCGGACCCTTCCAGCCTGGCGAAGAGGTGGCACGTTTGCTGGCTATGGCACATACCCCTGAAGATGAGCTCAATCCTTTTCAAGTGTTGGGCCTGGACGCAACAGCTTCCGATGTCGAATTGAAGAGAGCCTATCGGCACTTGGCAGTACTGGTGAGCATGTCTTTTGAACCTAAAAGGTTGACTGGTGATTGGAAGCATGTCTGTTTTTTATGAGAAAGCCTCTGTTTAAAAGAGGTGACCTTCCTTTCCCCACTTCTCCGTGTATTACTGTAGCAAATAATTGTGACAAgaatgcagctcttcctcctccaaGGATTGAGAATATTGGTGAGGATTGTTAAAGACAGTAGTAGGAGAGAGCTCTTTTCTTGTCTGGTTGACATGGTCCAACATTTtcagggtggggggaagaggtcTGGAATATCATGCAGTCTTTCATAGTACAATTGATTAATCTTCACGTCACTTAGCAGCATATTGACACTATAATTATTGTACTACTTGAGAGGACAAGCCTTTATTAATTTCAACATCTATACATCATCTATAGCAGCAAGGTTGATCAAGTTAACCGAGACAAATAGTTTTTCTCCTTGTTTATCTCCTTGgctatcaagggaacaggatgTGTGGAAACTTGGTTCAACTTATCTTCCTGTCCGGAGATGCTGAGGATTGCAGTTCATTTCTCAGCTTGTAAAATTCCAGCCTGAATCTTCAAGGTGTATTGAATGAAAATCCCATTTTTGCTTTTCTCCATCTTTCCCGGCATGAGGAAAGAGAAGGGTAAATGAGCTGTAGATAATCCTACACCAAGGAGGATTGCAAACTCTGCTTCTGGAATTTGCTAATCTCTCCTATCCCCTAGCTGAAAAACTGCTTTtgatccccccaaaaaaatcctgtCATTTTTTGTTGCTAGTTGTTGCAAGGGAAGCGCTCAGTTGACAAAGAACCTTCCTACTTGAACTTCTGAACAGAAATGTTGCCTGTACAAGGAATGATCGGTCAATAAAGCCTGCTTGCTTTGTTTTGGCTTTGTGGTCTGTATGTCACATGGGAGTGAGAGTGCCAGCTTTACTTTGCAGGATGACTGTTTGAATTATTGGCAATATATAGGTAGCATATATTTGCCTCAGATGTTTTTAAAAGGGTGTGTCTAATTTCTTTGGGACTTTGGGATGGGGTGTCACACAGGTTCACCCAGACAAGAATGAGCACCCTCAGGCAGAGGAAGCATTCAAAGTACTGCGGGCAGCCTGGGATATTGTCAGCAAtccagagaagaggaaggaatatgAAATGTGAGTCAGCCGAAACCTATTTGAGCTTTCTTCACTCCCTAGTCAAAACCACATAGCTATGAAGTTTGAACTGCAGACCTGGACAATGTGGAGAGGCCAGTTTTCAAAGAGATTTGAGGGATCTCTGTTTAAGGGAACAGAGAATACATTTGAAAACGTGAGCATCAACTTTGTCAGGTAGCAACATTTATTGAAACTACTGGATGTTTTTCATTACTtccctgaggtttttttttcttttctgcaatggaAACACCAGTTGTAATAcctgaaaataatatatttcccGCAACATCTGGTACGTATCACCCAGGCAAGCCTATCTAAGTCTTCCTGTGAAAGTTAATTTAGAATGAGTCCCTCAGATCTGTTCTGTTTATTATTCATTCAAGAGCAACAACAATAAAATTGGCTAGGTGACATGAGGATTGGACAAAAGGAGCTTGTCCTGTTCGCTGGTCCTTGTTTCACCTCTACTCACTCTACACACGTTTgatgtaaaaaaaagattttggtaatggcTCTTCCcatatcccacccaccccccccaaGAAAAATCTGATCATTTCCTTGCTTGTATGTACAATAAGTATCTGAACCATAGAAGAAAACTATTAAGGCACTAGAAATCATAGCATCCAAATTATCTTTTtatgctaaagcaggggtctccaaccttggccactttaagacttgtggacttcaactctcagaattcctcaattctgtgagttgaagtccacaagtcttaaagtggccaaggttggagacccctgggctaaagggCTTGTAGGAAAGAAAACCCAGGCGATAAGAGAGCAGATACATTTAGAGATCAGATACTAGATAATATTCTGCCCTGACTCTCAGAACTACTAAATTACTTTAGTTATCAACctgagtttttctttttcctaaataCTTTCCTTAGgaggtgatttttaaaatatttttattaaagtttattgtaagataaaaatacaacatgaaacagaagttggaaagctaagaaggagaaaaaagagaagtgcCAAGGCCAAGAAAAAAGTCATACTTCTCATTTTCTTTAGTGCAATAGAATACAGGAAAAAAAGCTTAAATCTTTTGTTCTGCGCTTCTCAACCtttcaagccatttctataacagcaAAATCATTCTAatcaaccctaaccagaggaatttTGTCCCCAACAGCTTGAAGCTAATCATAAGCTGAAGCCTCCTTCAAGTTAAGCTTGATTACTTGTGACCATAGAGACGCCATGTAGTTTTCATGGTCCAAGTACACAAGTGGTGTCCCATTGCtatgaatgtttttttccccccagtttagCTTATATTCCTGTTGCTGCCTGGTGGTCTCCAGACCAAGGAATAATTACACCAAGGTCAGCCAAGTGCTAGTTGGAGATTACTCTCGGCAATCTCTAGGTCATACAGGGGTTCTGTTCAGGAACTCTTGCGTAAGACCCTTTTCGTGCACATCCAAATGTGTAATCCATGCCTTGACAAAAAAATCCTGTCGTTTTGGGACTCCTTGCTTGTGGTCAGGCTAATGTAAATCAGGGCTTGTGTAACCTGGAGACTCCCCGTAGCTTGAAATGGCTTTGATTTCCAGTCCATGTGCACACTGCTACAACCTTAGTCAAGCTTTGTGTAACTGATGCTCCCTTTTAAATTcacttactttctttttctttccagaaaGCGCATGGCAGAGacagagttgacgaagtccatgAATGATTTCCTGTCCAAGCTCCAGGATGATCTGAAGGAAGTCATGAACACAATGAAGTGTAACAAGTGCCAAGGGAAGCACAAGTAAGTGGCCAGCCGTCTATTATCTCTTCACTGGTGCAACAGGATGTCAGCCAGACTACCCAAGCAGCAGGATCATGACTCTGCAGAGTCTCCATTCATTTCTCTAATCTCTGTGTGTGGGAGAAACTACAATTAAGCCTGATTCCTTCTGAGGGTAGTGACAACACCAAGGTTTCTATTCCCTTGAAGGTCTCTGGATAGTAGTGTAGAATATTTTTTCTTGAGCTGGCCTAAATCAATAGTCTAGCTTTTAGTTGAGGTGTCAAAGACTCTGAAAGATTGAGAGATAGATAGCTCTTAACCTACAACCATTTATTGAGTGACAGTTCAACAttacaattgcactgaaaaaagtgacttgcaaccggTTCTCACACTTAACTGTTGCAAtaacccagtgcttctcaattattttctgtcatgcccccctaggaagaagaaaacatttttcacgccccccgcgcgactgtaaatagtatcattagcttgttatgacagtgtttgccgaggtcaaacgcgcccccctttacggagcctcgcgcctcgcgccccactatttgagaagcactgcaatAACCCCATCAGTCAAGTGGTTAAAGGTTTTAGAGAACACCAGAATGCCTGCTTCACATGAAAGATTCCTTCACAAGCAAAGAAACTCAAATCCCAAGACCTTAAACTTTCCtttgcttatttaaaaaaaaaatacagacacTAACTGGATAAGTTAATGGGCAGAAGCCTataatgtatttatgatagtataTAGATTTGATAGCTCAACGACTATATACTGTAAGTTCAAAACTGGAAAATGCTTGATTATCAGTACCCAACTGTTACATGCTACAAGTGTTCAGTTGTACCTCAATTACTTACTAATTTTGTTGACCATAGGCTTAAATTCCCATATTTTCATTTCCTACTGGTCCTTTATCCATTTCTAAAATATTTGGCTTAGAAAAGCTTTCGTGTTCATAAATTGAGCATAGAATGTTTTCTTTATGATCTATGCCTAGATATTatttgaacagccatttgtctgaaatggtacagggtctcttgtgtgagcagggtgttggactagaagacctctaaggtcccttccaactctgttattatgttatgttaatctccaagatctccaagatcccttgcaactctgttattctgttatttgcatTTCTCCTGAAATTAAatgtgcatgcgtgcaagcacacacacacacacacacacgtgctcgtgcacacacacacacacacacaggaaaccACGGGATGCTGTAATACAATGAACATACTTGGTGCTTTCTAACCTCTGAAATTCTTTGCTGCAGGAGGTTTGAGATGGATCGTGACCCATTGGATGGCCGATACTGTGCAGAATGTAGTAAATTTCATGCAGCTGAGGAAGGGGATTTCTGGGCGGAATCCAGCATGCTGGGACTGAAGATCACATACTTTGCCATGATGGATGGGAAGGTTTATGACATCACAGGTAATTGAATTATCACTCTGGCAATGGAAAGTGGAAACACAGAGTTGAAATTTAGTGAGGTTCTTGTTCTTATTTTGCCTAGCAGtctgttgtgtgtatgtgtgtaaatacATAGACTCACAGAGCACGGTAAATTAGGGTAACTCCACATTTGTGCAGACTCTGAATAGcatgcatatgtatgtgtgtgtgtgtgttttccagtAACCACATCCATGTATCTGGCAGTGGTGGTCCAATAAAGGATTACAGAGTGATGAGAGAGGAGAATGGTGTCTGTTAGGGAGCCTAGCCTAACAGAAAAGTTTGCTTATACAAAAAATGTATTTAACTTTTGTTTCAGATATGAAACAAggcttaaatataatataaagttcAGATTGAATGCATAAAGTGTCTTAAAGAATGTTGCTTTCTGCTCAGTTTTAAACAGGACACAATGAAGCCTTAAAGAGAGGTTTCTctgggaaggggagaaagagCATGTGAGAGAGAGATTAGCATGATGAAGGACATCTTGACCCAATAAAAAACAAATACCTTGGTGTGAAAACTTTCAGGCAGGTGGAAGCTGAGGAGGAGGAATTCCTGATCAGTAAAGAGAAGTTGGGTTATAATGGCATAGCTTGATAAAAATCTGAACCCTCTATGTGGCTGCTATGGAAAAGGTAAAATGTGATGCTGTAGGCATCAGGAAATTAACCAAGTATCTTTGTGCCTTCATACAAATCCACAGTGCAATTACACTCAAAAGTATGCTGTGCTATATTTCAACTCCTGATTAGTTTTAACCAGTGAGCTTGGCTTTCAAAGATGTAGTAATGGCCACCAACATGGAAGCTTTCAGAGAAGTGAAGTGAACCTTAGGAGAATATCActgagaggagaaggaaaggggaggacgGTGGTTACCTGGGAGATGAGAGAAGATTGCAGGGAGAGAGGAGTTGCACTAAAGAGTGTGAGCAGCTGGCAGGAGAAGTGAGGTGAAACGAAGACACTAACGACTCTAGCTTTTATTTCACGACGAGCTTAATTCTACAGCTGTTTTCTGTTTCCCAGCCCacccaaaaaaatattttaatcctgCTAACAATAGAACGTATGCAATTGAAGTCTTTTAAGAAATAGCCAAGATAGAAGTGTTTATTTAGCTAGAACCCGCATATGGCAATGGTGGGATCCtgtcagtttaac
This genomic window from Ahaetulla prasina isolate Xishuangbanna chromosome 2, ASM2864084v1, whole genome shotgun sequence contains:
- the DNAJC14 gene encoding dnaJ homolog subfamily C member 14 yields the protein METKMLWNGSCDRDNGSLHFTDYKTPSNETGSCNCPREMSDLSAAYSEEGNDLCGFSCQHWHSGFKEKDPSTLLLGQEVDAEDGLATKTKEEIPDCTRAPGGRKVARQQRQRSTPKDKGDGHFVPSGGKHRQTRKRSDGGHHHVQAELLKHLEGLASFCVSCFRLFISVIVQVTLRCGEGVEAGGKMLYSCCFFSLHDLNTVQTDMQAWIQRGRIGCRKLTRQLASWLSLAYRLLKMLCAILFLVLMLLLGSIRLCWKVSKSVLLNILSRMTHTSYGAWLLSTIDFPQIGVIFREFRICKWMAGLLLKWHAVLWMPKGLRTTQSRSTAQNDCPGGSGPFQPGEEVARLLAMAHTPEDELNPFQVLGLDATASDVELKRAYRHLAVLVHPDKNEHPQAEEAFKVLRAAWDIVSNPEKRKEYEIKRMAETELTKSMNDFLSKLQDDLKEVMNTMKCNKCQGKHKRFEMDRDPLDGRYCAECSKFHAAEEGDFWAESSMLGLKITYFAMMDGKVYDITEWAGCQRVGISPDTHRVPYHISFGSRGSGGRQRAASDSSPASAAELQDFFNRIFQGNPGQMPNGNFFGTPQPAAPGNASTPPASSSKVDSSFQKGDSKQKRRKKVRRPFQR